The following coding sequences are from one Loxodonta africana isolate mLoxAfr1 chromosome 18, mLoxAfr1.hap2, whole genome shotgun sequence window:
- the LOC135228087 gene encoding keratin-associated protein 9-1-like has product MTHSCCSPCCQPSCCTTTCSQPTCYTTTCCQPTCSGSCCYQPCRRPTCQTTCCTTSCQPVCQTSCCRPSCCSTPCCQPTCSVSSCAGQTSCGSSCCQPCCRPSCCSTPCCQPACSGPVYCRRTCYRPTCVCLTSGLPQSFGSSCCQPSCC; this is encoded by the coding sequence ATGACCCACTCCTGCTGCTCCCCTTGTTGCCAGCCCAGCTGCTGCACAACCACCTGCTCCCAGCCCACCTGCTACACAACCACCTGTTGCCAGCCCACCTGCTCTGGGTCCTGCTGCTACCAGCCTTGCCGCCGCCCAACTTGTCAAACCACCTGCTGTACCACCAGCTGCCAACCAGTTTGTCAGACCAGCTGCTGCCGTCCTTCCTGTTGCAGCACACCCTGCTGCCAGCCCACCTGCTCTGTGTCCAGCTGCGCTGGCCAAACCAGCTGTGGGTCCAGCTGCTGCCAGCCTTGCTGCCGCCCTAGTTGCTGCTCCACACCCTGCTGCCAGCCAGCTTGCTCTGGCCCCGTGTACTGTCGGAGAACCTGCTACCGCCCAACGTGTGTCTGCCTGACTAGTGGCCTACCCCAGAGCTTTGGATCCAGCTGCTGCCAACCTTCCTGCTGCTGA
- the LOC100665335 gene encoding keratin-associated protein 9-3-like — translation MTHSCCSPCCQPSCCTTTCSQPTCYTTTCCQPTCSGSCCYQPCRRPTCQTTCCTTSCQPVCQTSCCRPSCCSTPCCQPTCSVSSCAGQTSSCSGPVYCRRTCYRPTCVCLTSGLPQSFGSSCCQPSCC, via the exons ATGACCCACTCCTGCTGCTCCCCTTGTTGCCAGCCCAGCTGCTGCACAACCACCTGCTCCCAGCCCACCTGCTACACAACCACCTGTTGCCAGCCCACCTGCTCTGGGTCCTGCTGCTACCAGCCTTGCCGCCGCCCAACTTGTCAAACCACCTGCTGTACCACCAGCTGCCAACCAGTTTGTCAGACCAGCTGCTGCCGTCCTTCCTGTTGCAGCACACCCTGCTGCCAGCCCACCTGCTCTGTGTCCAGCTGTGCTGGCCAAACCAGCT CTTGCTCTGGCCCCGTGTACTGTCGGAGAACCTGCTACCGCCCAACATGTGTCTGCCTGACTAGTGGCCTACCCCAGAGCTTCGGATCCAGCTGCTGCCAACCTTCCTGCTGCTGA
- the LOC100665051 gene encoding keratin-associated protein 9-1-like isoform X3 encodes MTHSCCSPCCQPSCCTTVCSQPTCCTTTYCQPTCSGSCCYQPCRRPTCQTTCCTTSCQPICQTSCCRPSCCSTPCCQPTCSVSSCAGQTSSCSGPVYCRRTCYRPTCVCLTSGLPQSFGSSCCQPCCQPNCCRPSCCMSGSCQPCYHPTCCQTTSFHPCCVTNCCQPSCC; translated from the exons ATGACCCACTCCTGCTGCTCCCCTTGTTGCCAGCCCAGCTGCTGCACAACCGTCTGCTCCCAGCCCACCTGCTGCACAACCACCTACTGCCAGCCCACCTGCTCTGGGTCCTGCTGCTACCAGCCTTGCCGCCGCCCAACTTGTCAAACCACCTGCTGTACCACCAGCTGCCAACCAATTTGTCAGACCAGCTGCTGCCGTCCTTCCTGTTGCAGCACACCCTGCTGCCAGCCCACCTGCTCTGTGTCCAGCTGTGCTGGCCAAACCAGCT CTTGCTCTGGCCCCGTGTACTGTCGGAGAACCTGCTACCGCCCAACATGTGTCTGCCTGACTAGTGGCCTACCCCAGAGCTTTGGATCCAGCTGCTGCCAGCCCTGCTGCCAACCAAATTGCTGCCGCCCATCCTGCTGCATGTCTGGCTCCTGCCAGCCCTGCTATCACCCAACCTGCTGTCAGACCACCAGCTTCCATCCTTGCTGTGTCACCAACTGCTGTCAACCTTCCTGCTGCTGA
- the LOC100665051 gene encoding keratin-associated protein 9-8-like isoform X2, translating into MTHSCCSPCCQPSCCTTVCSQPTCCTTTYCQPTCSGSCCYQPCRRPTCQTTCCTTSCQPICQTSCCRPSCCSTPCCQPTCSVSSCAGQTSCGSSCGQPCSCSGPVYCRRTCYRPTCVCLTSGLPQSFGSSCCQPCCQPNCCRPSCCMSGSCQPCYHPTCCQTTSFHPCCVTNCCQPSCC; encoded by the exons ATGACCCACTCCTGCTGCTCCCCTTGTTGCCAGCCCAGCTGCTGCACAACCGTCTGCTCCCAGCCCACCTGCTGCACAACCACCTACTGCCAGCCCACCTGCTCTGGGTCCTGCTGCTACCAGCCTTGCCGCCGCCCAACTTGTCAAACCACCTGCTGTACCACCAGCTGCCAACCAATTTGTCAGACCAGCTGCTGCCGTCCTTCCTGTTGCAGCACACCCTGCTGCCAGCCCACCTGCTCTGTGTCCAGCTGTGCTGGCCAAACCAGCTGTGGGTCCAGCTGCGGCCAGCCTTGCT CTTGCTCTGGCCCCGTGTACTGTCGGAGAACCTGCTACCGCCCAACATGTGTCTGCCTGACTAGTGGCCTACCCCAGAGCTTTGGATCCAGCTGCTGCCAGCCCTGCTGCCAACCAAATTGCTGCCGCCCATCCTGCTGCATGTCTGGCTCCTGCCAGCCCTGCTATCACCCAACCTGCTGTCAGACCACCAGCTTCCATCCTTGCTGTGTCACCAACTGCTGTCAACCTTCCTGCTGCTGA
- the LOC100665051 gene encoding keratin-associated protein 9-8-like isoform X1, whose amino-acid sequence MTHSCCSPCCQPSCCTTVCSQPTCCTTTYCQPTCSGSCCYQPCRRPTCQTTCCTTSCQPICQTSCCRPSCCSTPCCQPTCSVSSCAGQTSCGSSCGQPCCRPSCCSTPCCQPACSGPVYCRRTCYRPTCVCLTSGLPQSFGSSCCQPCCQPNCCRPSCCMSGSCQPCYHPTCCQTTSFHPCCVTNCCQPSCC is encoded by the coding sequence ATGACCCACTCCTGCTGCTCCCCTTGTTGCCAGCCCAGCTGCTGCACAACCGTCTGCTCCCAGCCCACCTGCTGCACAACCACCTACTGCCAGCCCACCTGCTCTGGGTCCTGCTGCTACCAGCCTTGCCGCCGCCCAACTTGTCAAACCACCTGCTGTACCACCAGCTGCCAACCAATTTGTCAGACCAGCTGCTGCCGTCCTTCCTGTTGCAGCACACCCTGCTGCCAGCCCACCTGCTCTGTGTCCAGCTGTGCTGGCCAAACCAGCTGTGGGTCCAGCTGCGGCCAGCCTTGCTGCCGCCCTAGTTGCTGCTCCACACCCTGCTGCCAGCCAGCTTGCTCTGGCCCCGTGTACTGTCGGAGAACCTGCTACCGCCCAACATGTGTCTGCCTGACTAGTGGCCTACCCCAGAGCTTTGGATCCAGCTGCTGCCAGCCCTGCTGCCAACCAAATTGCTGCCGCCCATCCTGCTGCATGTCTGGCTCCTGCCAGCCCTGCTATCACCCAACCTGCTGTCAGACCACCAGCTTCCATCCTTGCTGTGTCACCAACTGCTGTCAACCTTCCTGCTGCTGA
- the LOC100664761 gene encoding keratin-associated protein 9-2-like, producing the protein MTHSCCPPCCQPTCCTTICSQPTCCTTTYCQPTCSGSSCYQPCCRPTCQTTCCTTSCQPICQTSCCRPSCCSTPCCQPTCSVSSCAGQTSCGSSCGQPCCRPSCCSTPCCQPACSGPVCCQPCCQPNCCRPTSCVSSCCQPCPCPTSCVSSFCQPCPRPTCYVSSCCKPCPRPACCVSSCCQPCPRPACCVSSCCQPCPHPACRQTTCCRTACCHPSC; encoded by the exons ATGACCCACTCCTGTTGTCCCCCTTGCTGCCAGCCCACCTGCTGCACAACCATCTGCTCCCAGCCCACCTGCTGCACAACCACCTACTGCCAGCCCACCTGCTCTGGGTCCAGCTGCTACCAGCCTTGCTGCCGCCCAACTTGTCAAACCACCTGCTGTACCACCAGCTGCCAACCAATTTGTCAGACCAGCTGCTGCCGTCCTTCCTGTTGCAGCACACCCTGCTGCCAGCCCACCTGCTCTGTGTCCAGCTGTGCTGGCCAAACCAGCTGTGGGTCCAGCTGCGGCCAGCCTTGCTGCCGCCCTAGTTGCTGCTCCACACCCTGCTGCCAGCCAGCTTGCTCTGGCCCTGT CTGCTGCCAGCCCTGCTGCCAACCAAATTGCTGCCGCCCAACCAGCTGCGTGTCCAGCTGCTGCCAGCCCTGCCCCTGTCCAACCAGCTGCGTGTCCAGCTTCTGCCAGCCCTGCCCCCGCCCAACTTGCTACGTGTCCAGCTGCTGCAAGCCCTGCCCCCGCCCAGCCTGCTGCGTGTCCAGCTGCTGCCAGCCCTGCCCCCGCCCAGCCTGCTGCGTGTCCAGCTGCTGccagccctgcccccacccagccTGCCGTCAGACCACCTGTTGTAGGACTGCCTGCTGCCACCCCAGCTGCTGA